Proteins found in one Halobaculum sp. MBLA0147 genomic segment:
- the hmgB gene encoding hydroxymethylglutaryl-CoA synthase, with product MTTVGIDAVEIWTGKLKLDLPETFAPAQGDDPEKYTKGLGLEASSFPDTYEDIVTMGANAAKRLMDRKGLAPDDVGRIDVATESAFDNSKPVSTYVAGCLEQVYDGDFHHANKGERKFACISGTQALDDAYNWIAAGRNRDRAALVIATDTALYARDSSGEATQGAGAVAMLIDEDPNLVALSHEQGYGSADETDFLKPQQQFPSVDGKRSMQVYLARMREALEDYESQVPTHPDDFAYVPFHTPFPGMVRKAGLLGYRHILRNTDLEDAVADEIGRQPRQESFEDREAYEEAIQAYMDDLKGTDRYREWYDATIEPTLSISRQVGNWYTGSVHLARASALKTAAETGRGLTGETLLVASYGSGAQAEIHAETIQEGWKAEIEALSIDEQLRRRYDLSFEEYEEVHDAHNHDLDREVEEFTQPSGEFVHAGWGRMNERKYEYVE from the coding sequence AGATCTGGACCGGCAAACTCAAACTGGACCTGCCGGAGACGTTCGCGCCAGCACAGGGTGACGATCCGGAGAAGTACACGAAGGGGCTGGGGTTGGAGGCCTCCTCGTTCCCGGACACCTACGAGGACATCGTCACCATGGGCGCGAACGCGGCCAAGCGACTGATGGACCGGAAGGGGCTCGCGCCCGACGACGTGGGCCGGATCGACGTGGCGACGGAGTCGGCGTTCGACAACTCGAAGCCGGTGTCGACGTACGTCGCCGGCTGTCTCGAACAGGTGTACGACGGCGACTTCCACCACGCGAACAAAGGCGAGCGGAAGTTCGCGTGTATCTCCGGGACGCAGGCGTTGGACGACGCCTACAACTGGATCGCGGCCGGACGGAACCGCGACCGCGCGGCGCTGGTGATCGCGACGGACACGGCCTTGTACGCTCGCGACTCCTCCGGCGAGGCGACGCAGGGCGCCGGCGCGGTGGCGATGCTGATCGACGAGGACCCGAACCTCGTCGCGCTCTCGCACGAGCAGGGGTACGGCAGCGCCGACGAGACGGACTTCCTGAAACCCCAACAGCAGTTCCCGAGCGTCGACGGGAAGCGGTCGATGCAGGTGTACCTCGCGCGGATGCGCGAGGCGCTGGAGGACTACGAGTCGCAGGTGCCGACGCACCCGGACGACTTCGCGTACGTCCCCTTCCACACGCCGTTCCCGGGGATGGTGCGGAAGGCCGGGCTGCTGGGCTACCGGCACATCCTCCGGAACACGGACCTGGAGGACGCCGTCGCCGACGAGATCGGCCGCCAGCCGCGCCAGGAGTCGTTCGAGGATCGAGAGGCCTACGAGGAGGCGATCCAGGCGTACATGGACGACCTGAAGGGGACGGACCGCTACCGCGAGTGGTACGACGCGACGATCGAGCCGACGCTGTCCATCTCGCGGCAGGTCGGCAACTGGTACACCGGCTCCGTCCACCTCGCGCGCGCCTCGGCGCTGAAGACGGCCGCCGAGACGGGCCGCGGGCTGACGGGCGAGACGCTGTTGGTCGCCTCCTACGGCTCCGGCGCACAGGCGGAGATCCACGCGGAGACGATCCAGGAGGGCTGGAAGGCAGAGATCGAGGCGCTTAGTATCGACGAACAGCTCCGGCGACGGTACGACCTCTCGTTCGAGGAGTACGAGGAGGTCCACGACGCACACAACCACGACCTCGACAGAGAGGTCGAGGAGTTCACCCAGCCCAGCGGGGAGTTCGTCCACGCCGGGTGGGGCCGGATGAACGAGCGCAAGTACGAGTACGTGGAGTGA